The following proteins are co-located in the Microbulbifer sp. VAAF005 genome:
- the epmB gene encoding EF-P beta-lysylation protein EpmB, with product MMASSSAPGIELIDTQESRCWQDELSDLVTDPAELIQLLQLDPHKLPKALQAASGFSLRVPRPFVRRMRCGDPEDPLLLQVLPGADELEKVPGFSSDPLEEAEANPLPGVVHKYHGRLLLITAGQCAVNCRYCFRREFPYGDNHLTRRQSLAALDYIRARTELREVILSGGDPLVMSDRQLAWLTDELADIPHVDKLRIHSRLPIVAPSRVNQKMLDWFTGSRLKPVLVLHCNHANEIDSEVRESLQKLRSAGVTLLNQAVLLKGVNDSREALGALSESLFAVGVLPYYLHQLDRVNGAAHFEVSDAKALELIEHLRQQLPGYLVPKLVREIPGVPSKSPVVAEHS from the coding sequence ATGATGGCGTCATCATCGGCCCCCGGTATAGAGCTAATCGACACACAGGAATCCCGCTGCTGGCAGGATGAGTTGTCTGATCTGGTCACTGATCCGGCAGAGTTGATTCAATTACTACAGCTAGACCCGCATAAGCTCCCGAAGGCCTTGCAAGCAGCTTCTGGCTTTTCCCTGCGCGTGCCGCGCCCCTTTGTCCGGCGCATGCGTTGCGGCGATCCCGAAGACCCATTGTTGTTACAGGTTTTACCCGGTGCGGATGAGTTGGAGAAAGTGCCGGGATTTAGTTCAGATCCTCTCGAAGAGGCAGAAGCTAACCCTCTGCCTGGAGTTGTTCACAAATACCACGGGCGCCTACTGCTGATCACTGCGGGCCAGTGTGCGGTCAATTGTCGTTACTGTTTCCGACGTGAATTCCCATACGGCGACAACCACTTAACTCGCAGACAGAGCCTGGCAGCTCTAGACTACATTCGCGCGCGCACTGAGCTGCGCGAAGTGATTCTGAGCGGCGGTGATCCTTTGGTAATGAGTGACCGTCAATTGGCCTGGCTCACTGATGAGCTGGCCGACATTCCCCATGTGGATAAGCTGCGAATTCACAGCCGCCTCCCGATAGTTGCTCCCAGCCGGGTAAACCAGAAAATGCTGGATTGGTTTACTGGTTCCCGCTTGAAGCCCGTGCTGGTGTTGCACTGCAACCACGCCAATGAAATTGATAGTGAGGTGCGGGAGTCACTGCAAAAGTTGCGAAGCGCAGGGGTTACCCTGCTCAACCAGGCGGTGCTATTGAAAGGCGTCAATGATAGTCGTGAGGCGCTGGGCGCGTTGAGCGAATCCCTCTTTGCAGTAGGAGTACTTCCGTACTATTTGCATCAGCTGGATCGAGTAAATGGTGCCGCACATTTTGAAGTCTCTGATGCGAAAGCGCTGGAGTTAATCGAACATCTCCGCCAGCAGTTACCCGGTTATCTGGTACCCAAACTGGTGCGTGAAATCCCCGGCGTCCCATCAAAGTCCCCGGTAGTTGCTGAACATAGCTAA
- a CDS encoding iron-containing redox enzyme family protein, with protein sequence MEMQLELLEANKDLLIEQTRAHPFLKRCREGSITLDELKIFLVQQGIYSGFFVRYLCAMMANLPSNHEVLELAENLMEELGLEPDSPKPHAEIYRETLEHFNLTLENAEVLPGTQHLIDTMFKNCRDLRASAGLGALCLGAEALVPDLYTDIVAGFRSCGVSDAEMQFFLLHIECDDGHAETIRDIMVDIGSKDPSQLDIMLEAGRHLVEARLQFFDSIETAYHSTKHKKAEAVTA encoded by the coding sequence ATGGAAATGCAGCTTGAATTGCTTGAAGCCAATAAAGACCTACTGATTGAGCAAACTCGCGCACATCCTTTCTTGAAGCGTTGCCGTGAAGGTTCCATTACGCTGGACGAATTAAAAATATTTTTGGTTCAACAAGGGATCTACAGTGGATTTTTTGTTAGATACCTCTGTGCAATGATGGCAAACCTCCCGAGTAACCACGAAGTCCTGGAGCTAGCCGAAAACCTAATGGAAGAGCTGGGCCTGGAACCAGATAGCCCCAAACCCCACGCAGAAATCTATCGCGAAACCCTCGAGCATTTTAATTTGACCCTGGAAAACGCGGAAGTTTTACCAGGCACTCAGCACCTGATCGATACCATGTTCAAAAACTGCCGGGACCTCAGGGCCAGTGCAGGGTTGGGTGCCCTATGCCTGGGAGCCGAAGCCCTGGTACCCGATTTATATACAGATATTGTTGCCGGATTCCGCTCTTGCGGCGTATCCGATGCAGAAATGCAATTTTTCCTGCTGCATATTGAATGTGATGACGGCCATGCAGAAACCATTCGCGATATTATGGTAGATATCGGCTCCAAGGATCCCAGCCAACTGGACATAATGCTTGAAGCCGGGCGCCACCTTGTAGAGGCCCGCTTACAATTCTTCGATTCTATTGAAACCGCCTACCACTCCACTAAACATAAAAAAGCTGAAGCTGTTACAGCTTAA
- a CDS encoding aldolase, translated as MAETLSLAKNELVERASEAMKQHLSTPEWSLREKLSLTCRILFNDGHDSGLAGQITARAEKPGTYYTQRLGLGFDEITSSNLLEVNEDLEVLSGEGMANPANRFHSWIYRARPDVNCIVHTHPMHVCALSMLERSLKISHMDACMLYEDIAFLKDWPGVPVGNSEGELISAAIGDKRAILLGHHGLIMACRSVEEACVMAVQCERAAKLQILAESAGTIQDIDPELGREAHDWILQEKRTQATFAYFVRRMQRKGYGGGDDPLS; from the coding sequence ATGGCTGAAACACTATCACTGGCAAAAAACGAACTGGTTGAACGAGCCAGTGAAGCAATGAAACAGCACCTCAGCACCCCCGAGTGGTCTCTGAGAGAAAAGCTTTCGCTGACTTGCCGAATTTTATTTAACGATGGTCACGACTCCGGCCTGGCTGGGCAAATTACCGCCCGCGCGGAAAAACCCGGTACTTATTACACCCAACGCCTGGGCCTCGGCTTCGATGAAATTACCTCATCCAATTTATTGGAGGTCAACGAAGACCTCGAAGTACTGTCCGGAGAGGGCATGGCCAATCCGGCCAACCGCTTTCATTCCTGGATCTACCGGGCGCGGCCCGATGTGAACTGCATCGTGCATACCCACCCCATGCACGTATGTGCGCTTTCCATGCTGGAGCGCTCGCTAAAGATTTCCCATATGGACGCCTGCATGTTGTATGAGGATATTGCCTTCCTCAAAGACTGGCCGGGTGTACCCGTGGGTAACAGCGAGGGCGAGCTGATTTCCGCCGCTATTGGGGACAAGCGCGCAATCCTACTGGGACACCACGGCCTGATTATGGCCTGTCGCTCTGTAGAGGAAGCCTGTGTAATGGCGGTTCAGTGCGAGCGCGCTGCCAAACTGCAAATACTGGCTGAATCCGCCGGCACCATCCAGGATATTGATCCCGAACTGGGCCGCGAAGCCCACGACTGGATTCTCCAGGAAAAACGCACGCAAGCGACTTTTGCTTACTTTGTGCGCCGGATGCAGAGGAAAGGTTATGGCGGCGGGGACGACCCATTAAGTTAA
- the efp gene encoding elongation factor P: MASYSTNEFKGGLKVMLDGDPCSIVENEFVKPGKGQAFNRVKLRNLKTGRVWERTFRSGESLEAADVMDREMEYLYNDGEFYHFMEPETFEQHQASSDAVGDASKWLKEQDICTVTLYNGSPLAVTPPNHVILEITDTDPGLRGDTAQGGTKPATLATGAVVKVPLFLEIGETIKVDTRTAEYLGRAKED; this comes from the coding sequence ATGGCTAGTTACTCCACTAACGAATTCAAGGGCGGCCTCAAGGTGATGCTGGACGGCGACCCCTGCTCAATCGTGGAAAACGAATTCGTCAAACCTGGTAAGGGCCAGGCGTTCAACCGCGTGAAGCTTCGCAACCTGAAAACCGGTCGCGTATGGGAACGCACCTTCCGCTCCGGTGAAAGCCTGGAAGCTGCGGACGTGATGGATCGCGAAATGGAATACTTGTACAACGATGGCGAGTTTTACCATTTCATGGAGCCCGAGACTTTTGAACAGCACCAAGCCAGCAGCGATGCTGTGGGCGATGCTTCAAAATGGCTCAAAGAGCAGGATATCTGCACTGTAACCCTGTACAACGGCTCTCCGCTGGCAGTTACTCCACCCAACCACGTAATCCTGGAAATTACCGATACCGATCCGGGCCTGCGCGGAGACACCGCCCAGGGCGGCACCAAGCCGGCCACTTTGGCTACCGGCGCCGTTGTGAAGGTTCCTCTGTTCCTGGAAATCGGTGAAACCATCAAGGTAGACACCCGCACCGCCGAATACCTGGGCCGTGCCAAGGAAGACTAA
- the epmA gene encoding EF-P lysine aminoacylase EpmA, with amino-acid sequence MSTDTWHPTATIAALRQRAALLAEIRTFFAERNVVEAEVPVLSQRATSDPHIESITTECRGENAYLATSPEFGLKRLLAAGLGDCYYLGKAFRQGESGGRHNPEFTMLEWYRCGWDDHQLMEEVAKLLCGILATDQVQSLSYRELFLQELQLDPHSASEAELISCVKREMELSFVPRERSECLDLLMSHRLEPTMREGITLLYDFPAEQAALAKVVADEQGTPVARRFEAYVGGLELANGYWELTDSVEQQRRFEKDLEYRRANQRPVHPFEERLVAALDQGMPECGGVALGVDRLLMLKAGYQSIDEVIAFPFSRA; translated from the coding sequence ATGAGCACAGATACCTGGCACCCCACCGCCACTATTGCAGCCCTGCGCCAACGCGCTGCTCTACTCGCTGAAATACGCACATTTTTTGCTGAACGAAACGTTGTGGAAGCCGAAGTTCCGGTGCTATCCCAGCGCGCCACCAGCGACCCCCATATCGAGTCCATCACCACAGAGTGCCGGGGCGAAAACGCCTACCTGGCCACCAGCCCGGAATTTGGTTTAAAGCGTTTACTCGCCGCAGGACTCGGAGATTGCTACTACTTGGGTAAGGCTTTTCGCCAGGGCGAATCCGGCGGTCGACACAACCCCGAGTTCACCATGTTGGAGTGGTACCGCTGCGGTTGGGACGATCACCAACTGATGGAGGAGGTCGCCAAGCTGCTCTGCGGTATTTTGGCGACGGACCAGGTTCAGTCCCTCAGTTACCGGGAATTGTTTTTACAAGAGCTGCAACTGGACCCCCACAGTGCCAGCGAAGCCGAGCTGATTTCCTGCGTTAAGCGGGAAATGGAATTGTCTTTTGTACCCCGTGAACGCAGTGAGTGCCTGGACCTGCTGATGAGCCACCGCCTGGAACCCACCATGAGGGAGGGCATCACCCTGCTCTACGACTTCCCCGCAGAGCAAGCGGCACTGGCAAAAGTCGTAGCGGACGAACAGGGGACCCCCGTCGCCAGGCGCTTCGAAGCCTATGTCGGTGGATTGGAACTGGCCAATGGCTATTGGGAGCTGACCGACAGCGTGGAACAGCAGCGCCGCTTTGAAAAGGATCTGGAATACCGCCGTGCTAACCAGCGCCCTGTACACCCCTTTGAAGAACGTCTGGTTGCGGCCCTGGATCAAGGCATGCCCGAGTGCGGCGGGGTCGCGCTGGGAGTCGACCGACTGCTGATGTTAAAAGCCGGTTACCAATCGATTGATGAAGTTATCGCCTTCCCTTTCAGTCGGGCTTAG
- a CDS encoding GNAT family N-acetyltransferase — MKYSLSAKNLTCRNLEAYADYRASLVTPDCTKEITGIVRSDSGLPSIGLNQVISNMVMPPRIIQRFALDYFAERHSPFTLWHSASKPLDNDALDELGLKRRQSLVAMAAEIPRLSVAEVPVVEQLTISAVKKEALPDYGAVQAAAAGELEGAQLAHFYQGLQEIPEQRRGRLKLFLAKLDGVPVAAGCLFAAADALGLYDMVTLPDYRGRGIGRALFKHLLTAAQGSHHKNLVALVPADRQQLLLDSGFFAVGEVARYQYTPAPAAAKPD, encoded by the coding sequence ATGAAATATAGTCTCAGCGCTAAAAATCTTACCTGCCGAAATTTGGAGGCTTATGCGGATTACCGCGCGAGCCTGGTAACTCCGGATTGCACCAAGGAAATTACAGGTATTGTCCGCAGTGATAGCGGCCTGCCTTCCATTGGGCTCAATCAGGTGATTTCCAATATGGTAATGCCACCGCGCATTATTCAGCGTTTTGCGCTGGATTATTTTGCCGAGCGGCACAGCCCCTTCACTCTTTGGCACAGTGCCTCCAAACCCCTGGACAATGACGCTTTGGATGAGCTTGGGCTAAAGCGGCGCCAGTCCCTGGTAGCTATGGCCGCCGAGATACCCCGACTCAGCGTTGCCGAGGTTCCGGTAGTGGAACAGCTGACTATTAGTGCGGTGAAAAAGGAGGCCTTGCCTGATTACGGCGCGGTGCAGGCAGCGGCGGCAGGGGAGCTGGAGGGGGCACAGTTGGCGCACTTCTATCAGGGCCTGCAGGAAATTCCCGAGCAGCGACGCGGGCGACTGAAATTATTTCTCGCTAAGCTGGATGGTGTGCCGGTTGCCGCTGGGTGCCTGTTTGCGGCAGCGGATGCACTGGGACTCTATGACATGGTGACGCTTCCGGACTACCGGGGTCGCGGGATTGGTCGGGCCCTGTTCAAGCATCTGCTAACCGCTGCCCAGGGTAGCCACCATAAAAATCTGGTGGCTTTAGTGCCGGCGGATCGTCAGCAGCTACTGCTCGATAGTGGCTTTTTTGCAGTTGGCGAGGTTGCCCGCTATCAATACACTCCGGCGCCGGCGGCCGCTAAGCCCGACTGA
- the cysE gene encoding serine O-acetyltransferase, producing the protein MDATCTEAEADLIWEKIRIEVAQQVEREPILASFLHATILNHNSLEAALSFHLANKLDNAVAPALLIREVIDEALQADPSIGHAARADLNAIYLRDSACHSLHEPFLYFKGFHALQVHRVAHWLWQQQRRSLAMFLQHRVSVVFSVDIHPAARMGDGILLDHATGIVIGETAVVENNVSIMQSVTLGGTGKESGDRHPKIRHGVLIGAGSKVLGNIEIGECAQIASGSVVLKTVPAKVLVAGVPAKVVGAATCAEPALSMDQCALSQVQK; encoded by the coding sequence ATGGATGCGACATGCACCGAGGCCGAGGCGGATCTGATCTGGGAGAAGATTCGTATAGAGGTGGCGCAGCAGGTAGAGCGGGAGCCGATCCTGGCCAGCTTTCTACACGCGACCATCCTGAACCACAATTCCCTGGAGGCGGCGCTCAGCTTTCACCTGGCCAACAAGCTGGACAATGCGGTGGCACCGGCGCTGTTAATTCGCGAGGTTATCGATGAGGCGCTACAAGCTGACCCTTCCATAGGGCATGCGGCGCGAGCGGATTTGAACGCAATTTACCTGCGGGATTCCGCCTGCCACTCCCTGCACGAGCCCTTCCTGTACTTTAAGGGCTTTCACGCCTTGCAGGTTCACCGTGTGGCCCACTGGCTGTGGCAGCAGCAGCGCCGCTCCCTGGCTATGTTCTTACAGCACCGTGTCTCTGTCGTATTCAGTGTGGATATTCACCCGGCTGCGCGTATGGGTGACGGTATATTGCTGGATCACGCGACCGGTATCGTTATAGGTGAAACGGCTGTAGTGGAAAACAATGTTTCCATCATGCAGTCCGTTACACTGGGCGGCACTGGCAAAGAGAGCGGGGACCGCCACCCGAAAATCCGCCACGGGGTTTTAATCGGTGCGGGCAGCAAGGTGCTGGGCAATATTGAAATTGGCGAGTGCGCCCAAATTGCTTCCGGAAGTGTGGTTCTTAAAACGGTACCGGCAAAGGTGTTAGTGGCCGGAGTGCCGGCAAAAGTTGTCGGGGCAGCCACCTGTGCTGAACCGGCATTATCCATGGATCAGTGTGCCCTGTCGCAAGTACAGAAGTAA
- a CDS encoding ankyrin repeat domain-containing protein produces the protein MRSFLFALLFLTLGVQAGEPEKTESDFIELSQYYFAAARIGDTEVLREFSQAGFPLDVRSPKGYTALMIATYNGNGEAVDYLLQRGADACAQDRRGNTALMAAIFRGEFALARTLLKQDCDSQQVNKAGHSAEDFAEVFGRDQMVQLLQQQRANGG, from the coding sequence ATGAGATCATTTTTATTCGCACTACTCTTTCTCACCCTGGGGGTTCAGGCAGGGGAGCCGGAAAAAACGGAATCTGATTTTATCGAACTCTCCCAGTATTATTTTGCCGCAGCCAGGATTGGTGATACCGAGGTGCTGCGTGAATTTTCGCAAGCGGGTTTCCCCCTGGATGTACGCAGCCCGAAAGGTTATACGGCACTGATGATTGCCACTTACAACGGCAACGGGGAGGCTGTGGACTACCTGTTGCAGAGAGGTGCAGATGCCTGTGCCCAGGATCGCCGTGGCAATACTGCCCTGATGGCAGCGATTTTTCGCGGTGAGTTTGCCCTTGCACGAACCCTGCTAAAGCAGGATTGCGATTCGCAGCAGGTGAATAAGGCCGGCCACTCCGCAGAGGATTTTGCCGAAGTTTTTGGTCGTGACCAAATGGTTCAGCTATTGCAGCAACAGCGGGCAAATGGCGGTTAA
- a CDS encoding catalase, with the protein MKYLPLFALTIGLIGGANAETLTRDNGAPVGDNQNAQTAGENGGNLLQDVQLIQKLQRFARERIPERVVHARGTGVHGEFVATADLSDLTRAAVFERGSKTPVFVRFSTVIHSKGSPETLRDPRGFATKFYTEEGNWDLVGNNLPVFFIRDAIKFPDMVHSLKPSPVTNQQDPNRFFDFFSHVPESTHMLSWVYSDYGTPANLRQMDGWGVHAYKFINDKGEVNYVKFHWKTRQGIKNLTAEEAAEIQSKDFSHATRDMYAAIEKGEHPQWDLFIKVLKPSQLNSFNYNPLDATKMWLDVKETKVGTMTLNRVPTNFFQETEQSAFAPANIVPGIEPSEDRLLQGRVFSYSDTQMYRLGANHQQLPINRPLVAVSNWNQDGAGNYGQQTSDVNYQPSRIDARNEDPKGLYSNKALNGSTQQKAIEKKLPFAQAGAFYRSLSPEERQNLIENLAGDLGKVSDENTKHIMLSHFYQADKDYGQRLTKAVGGDLDRVKKLAR; encoded by the coding sequence ATGAAATACTTACCCTTATTTGCATTAACTATCGGTCTGATAGGCGGTGCCAATGCAGAGACATTGACTCGCGATAATGGCGCCCCAGTCGGAGACAACCAGAACGCACAAACTGCTGGAGAAAATGGCGGTAATTTGCTGCAAGATGTTCAACTGATTCAGAAATTGCAGCGTTTTGCCCGTGAACGTATTCCCGAGCGTGTAGTTCATGCTCGTGGAACTGGTGTTCACGGTGAATTTGTTGCGACGGCTGACCTCAGTGATTTAACCCGCGCAGCGGTGTTTGAGCGCGGTAGTAAAACGCCAGTGTTTGTGCGTTTTTCAACAGTAATCCACTCAAAAGGTTCCCCGGAAACCCTGCGTGATCCCCGTGGGTTTGCCACCAAGTTTTATACGGAAGAGGGTAACTGGGATTTGGTGGGTAACAACCTGCCGGTATTTTTTATCCGCGACGCGATTAAATTCCCGGATATGGTTCACTCCCTGAAGCCTTCCCCGGTGACTAATCAACAGGACCCCAACCGCTTCTTTGATTTCTTTAGCCATGTGCCGGAATCCACCCATATGCTGAGCTGGGTCTATTCCGATTACGGAACACCGGCTAACTTGCGCCAGATGGATGGCTGGGGTGTTCACGCCTATAAGTTTATCAATGACAAGGGTGAAGTGAACTATGTGAAATTCCACTGGAAAACCCGTCAGGGTATCAAGAACCTGACTGCGGAAGAGGCAGCAGAAATTCAGAGCAAGGACTTCAGCCACGCAACTCGCGATATGTATGCCGCGATTGAAAAAGGCGAGCACCCCCAGTGGGATCTGTTTATTAAAGTTCTGAAGCCCTCCCAGCTTAACAGCTTTAATTACAACCCCCTGGACGCCACCAAAATGTGGTTGGACGTGAAGGAAACCAAAGTCGGCACCATGACACTCAACCGTGTGCCCACTAATTTCTTCCAGGAAACTGAGCAATCCGCGTTTGCGCCGGCCAATATTGTTCCGGGTATTGAGCCTTCGGAAGACCGCTTGTTACAAGGCCGCGTGTTCTCATATTCCGATACGCAAATGTATCGCCTGGGGGCCAATCACCAGCAATTGCCTATCAACCGGCCCCTCGTTGCAGTAAGTAACTGGAACCAGGATGGAGCGGGTAACTACGGCCAGCAGACTTCAGATGTGAACTATCAGCCGAGCCGCATCGATGCGCGCAACGAGGACCCCAAAGGTCTTTATAGCAACAAGGCATTGAATGGCAGCACCCAGCAAAAGGCCATTGAAAAGAAACTGCCATTTGCCCAGGCGGGTGCTTTCTACCGCAGCCTGAGTCCTGAAGAGCGTCAGAACCTGATTGAAAACCTCGCTGGTGATCTGGGTAAAGTGAGTGATGAAAACACTAAGCACATTATGCTGAGCCACTTCTATCAAGCGGACAAGGACTACGGACAGCGCTTAACCAAAGCAGTTGGTGGAGATCTGGATCGCGTGAAAAAACTGGCCCGGTAA
- a CDS encoding DUF6632 domain-containing protein — MNETARAKCLPIALVVVGVLFILAIYPMMMWIWPEGWGWTPRQPEYEQMIIGIYVTLGVFLIRAAKNPAANASLIWFTIWSSLVHAVIMLVQALVDKTERINLMGDIPALFLIAAVLWYLMPKQEKSD, encoded by the coding sequence ATGAATGAGACAGCCCGGGCAAAATGCCTGCCAATAGCGCTGGTCGTTGTAGGAGTGCTTTTTATTCTGGCGATTTACCCGATGATGATGTGGATTTGGCCGGAAGGGTGGGGCTGGACCCCACGGCAGCCTGAGTATGAGCAAATGATTATCGGTATTTATGTCACCCTGGGGGTGTTCTTGATACGCGCTGCAAAAAATCCCGCTGCGAATGCCAGTTTAATTTGGTTTACCATATGGTCCAGCCTTGTACATGCCGTCATTATGTTGGTGCAGGCATTGGTGGATAAAACAGAACGGATTAATTTGATGGGAGATATCCCCGCCCTTTTTTTGATTGCCGCTGTGCTTTGGTACCTTATGCCCAAGCAAGAAAAATCTGATTGA
- a CDS encoding VOC family protein translates to MLDHIRLYVHSYERSKDFYQQALMPLGYQLVMEFDDWAGFGWADKAELWIRGGTSTTPQLHIAFRAEERQVVREFYRLALEAGGKDNGAPAVYEQYHPGYYAAYVLDPDGHNLEVVCHLPGDLQE, encoded by the coding sequence ATGCTTGATCATATCCGCCTTTATGTGCACAGCTATGAACGCAGTAAGGACTTCTATCAGCAGGCGCTGATGCCACTGGGATACCAGTTGGTGATGGAGTTTGACGATTGGGCGGGCTTTGGTTGGGCAGATAAAGCGGAACTCTGGATTCGTGGGGGGACCAGCACCACTCCACAATTGCATATCGCCTTTCGCGCTGAAGAGCGGCAAGTGGTCAGGGAATTCTATCGCTTGGCCCTGGAGGCCGGAGGCAAGGACAATGGTGCACCGGCTGTCTACGAACAATATCACCCTGGTTATTACGCCGCCTACGTACTTGATCCCGATGGACATAACCTGGAAGTAGTGTGTCATTTACCGGGGGACTTACAGGAATAA
- the acs gene encoding acetate--CoA ligase, whose translation MSEVHTRPVSPGFAANALISAEDYETMYRQSVESPEAFWAQQAKDFLQWDKPFTQVLEEDLHKGHTAWFSDGQLNVTVNCIDRHLASRGEQTAILWEGDNPADSKAISYQSLYENVCRLANLLKSRGVKKGDRVCIYMPMIPEAAYAMLACARIGAVHSVVFGGFSPVSLKDRILDSDCRLVITADEAVRGGKRVPLKANVDKALVDCPNVHTTIVVKHTGTPVDWNSKRDIWYGESIGEMEPDCTPEVMGAEDPLFILYTSGSTGKPKGVLHTTAGYLLMATMTFKYTFDYREGEIFWCTADVGWITGHSYIVYGPLCAGATSLMFEGVPTFPDASRFWQVVDKHQVNIFYTAPTAIRALMGAGDEFVKATERSSLRLLGTVGEPINPEAWEWYYSVVGDERCPIVDTWWQTETGAQMITPLPGAMALKPGSATRPFFGVQPALLDSEGREIEGEGEGSLVIKKSWPSMIRDVYGNRQRMLDTYFSAFPGYYFTGDGARRDSDGYYWITGRIDDVLNVSGHRLGTAEIESALVLHNDTAEAAVVGYPHDIKGQGIYAFVMLKSGHEPSDELKAELIELCRKEIGPIAKPDFIQWAPALPKTRSGKIMRRILRKIACNELDNLGDVSTLADPTVVDALIDHRENR comes from the coding sequence ATGTCTGAAGTGCATACCCGCCCAGTCTCCCCCGGTTTTGCTGCCAATGCGCTTATTAGCGCCGAAGACTACGAGACAATGTACCGCCAGTCGGTGGAAAGCCCGGAGGCGTTTTGGGCACAACAGGCCAAGGACTTTTTGCAGTGGGACAAGCCGTTCACCCAGGTTCTTGAGGAGGATCTGCACAAAGGCCATACCGCCTGGTTCTCCGATGGCCAGTTGAATGTGACCGTGAACTGTATCGATCGGCACCTGGCCAGCCGTGGCGAGCAGACCGCAATTCTGTGGGAGGGAGATAATCCCGCTGACAGTAAGGCGATCAGTTATCAGAGCCTGTACGAAAATGTGTGTCGCTTGGCCAATCTGCTGAAATCCCGGGGAGTTAAAAAGGGGGATCGGGTGTGTATTTATATGCCGATGATCCCCGAGGCGGCCTACGCCATGCTCGCCTGTGCCCGTATCGGCGCTGTGCACTCGGTAGTATTTGGTGGTTTCTCCCCGGTGTCTCTGAAAGACCGTATTCTCGATTCCGATTGTCGCCTGGTGATCACTGCTGATGAAGCCGTTCGCGGCGGTAAGCGAGTACCGCTAAAAGCCAATGTGGATAAAGCACTGGTGGACTGCCCCAATGTGCATACGACAATTGTGGTTAAACACACGGGCACACCGGTAGACTGGAATAGCAAGCGGGATATCTGGTATGGCGAATCCATAGGTGAGATGGAGCCGGACTGCACGCCTGAAGTGATGGGAGCGGAGGACCCGCTGTTTATCCTTTATACCTCGGGCTCTACCGGTAAACCCAAAGGGGTCCTGCATACCACTGCCGGCTATCTGCTGATGGCCACCATGACCTTCAAATATACCTTTGATTATCGCGAGGGAGAGATTTTTTGGTGTACTGCCGATGTGGGCTGGATCACTGGGCACAGCTATATCGTCTATGGACCATTGTGTGCCGGGGCCACCAGTCTGATGTTTGAGGGCGTGCCCACTTTCCCGGATGCCTCACGCTTCTGGCAGGTTGTGGATAAGCATCAGGTCAATATTTTCTACACCGCGCCGACAGCGATTCGGGCGCTGATGGGAGCGGGTGACGAGTTTGTAAAAGCCACCGAGCGCAGCTCCCTGCGACTTTTAGGCACCGTGGGTGAGCCCATAAACCCGGAGGCCTGGGAATGGTATTACAGCGTGGTGGGCGATGAGCGCTGCCCGATTGTGGACACCTGGTGGCAAACTGAAACCGGTGCGCAGATGATCACCCCATTGCCCGGTGCCATGGCATTGAAGCCCGGGTCAGCCACTCGGCCCTTCTTTGGCGTCCAGCCCGCGCTGCTGGATAGTGAAGGCCGGGAGATTGAAGGGGAGGGCGAGGGCTCTCTGGTGATTAAAAAGAGCTGGCCCTCCATGATTCGGGATGTGTACGGCAATCGCCAGCGAATGCTGGATACTTATTTTTCCGCATTCCCCGGTTATTACTTTACCGGCGATGGTGCCCGCCGCGATAGTGACGGTTATTACTGGATCACAGGGCGCATTGATGATGTGTTAAATGTCTCTGGACACCGCCTGGGAACAGCTGAGATTGAGAGCGCCCTGGTACTGCACAATGATACGGCGGAGGCGGCGGTGGTAGGTTATCCCCACGATATCAAAGGGCAGGGAATCTATGCCTTTGTAATGCTTAAATCCGGCCATGAACCCAGTGATGAGCTGAAGGCAGAATTAATTGAACTCTGCCGCAAGGAGATAGGACCAATTGCCAAGCCTGACTTTATCCAATGGGCGCCTGCACTGCCAAAAACCCGTTCCGGCAAAATCATGCGGCGTATCCTGAGGAAGATTGCCTGCAATGAGCTGGACAATCTGGGAGACGTTTCCACTCTTGCCGATCCCACTGTGGTTGACGCATTGATTGATCACCGCGAAAATCGCTGA